A region of the Dehalococcoidales bacterium genome:
GTGCACTGCCTGTACACCCAGGCCTGAAATAGCTATAAAGTTTTCAGCTTCGGTTATAACAATATTCCGGCCCCGGGTGTAGCTTACCAGTGCCTGAGCAAGAGGGTGTTCGGAATATTGCTCGGTACTTGCCGCAATCGTAAGGATTTCTTCTTCTGAAAATCCGTTAAACGGTACTACATCGGTAACCTGAGGAACGCCGGATGTTAAAGTGCCGGTTTTATCCAGCACCACCGTATCAATTTTTGAGCACATCTCAAGACCGGCGGCGTTTCGTATCAGTATACCGTTTTCAGCACCGACTCCGGTGCCAACCATAATAGCGGTAGGTGTGGCAAGGCCAAGCGCACAAGGACATGCGATAACAAGAACCGCAATGGCGTTAAGGAATGCGTATATCAAAGAAGGTTCGGGCCCAAGGAAGTACCACAGAATAAAAGTAAAAACCGCAATAGTAACAACTGTGGGCACAAAAAAGCCGGAAACGACATCTGCCAGCCGTTGGACCGGTGCGCGAGAACCCTGCGCTTCATCGACGAGTTTGATTATCTGCCCAAGAACGGTATCACTCCCAACCCGGCTTGCTCTAAATGTAAAACTGCCTGCTTTGTTGATGGACGCCCCGATTACTTCATCACCGGCAGATTTTTCGACAGGAAGACTTTCACCGGTGAGCATCGACTCATCAACGGAAGAAGAACCTTTTAAAATTATGCCGTCTACGGGGATTTTTTCTCCCGGGCGGACCATGACGATGTCATCGATAACAACTTCAGAGAGAGGAATCTGCTTCTCCACACCCTCTCGAATGACCGTTGCGAATTTGGGGCTGAGATCCATCAGCTTTCTTATGGCCTGAGAGGCCTGCCTTTTTGCCCGCGATTCCAGGAATTTACCCATGAGCACCAGCGCGATAATCATGGATGAGGTATCAAAGTAAACCGTGGTCGTGATGCCGGCCGCAGAAAATACTCCCGGCAGAAGGAGAACAGCGACGCTGAAGAAATAGGCTACAGAAGTGCCCAGCGCAATCAAGGTGTTCATATCGGCAGATTTGTTTTTGAGTGCACTCCATGTACCGGAATAAAAACCGGACCCGGCCCAAAATTGTACCGGGGTTGCCAGTAACCACAAGAGGTACTCTGAATACGAAAAATCGAAAAAGAAATGGATTACCATGATGATTGCCGCCATAACGGCCGCAAATACAAATTTGGTTTTAGCCAGATTGTTATTCTCAGCGGGGATTTCGACGGCAGTATCCGGCAAAGCTTCGAATCCGGCGTTTTTGACAGCTTGAATCAGTGTTTCCGGATTTACTTCCGGGCTGTGGAAAATGGTAGCTTTTTCTGTTGCCAGATTTACAAAAGCCTTAGTTACCCCGGGGACAGAAAGAATTGACTTTTCTGTTCGCCCAACACATGCCGCGCAATGCATACCGGTGATTTTTAATACTGTTTTTTCAGCCATTTTTTCCTGAAAATAAATTTATGATTATTATAATAACACATTCAGGCGATAGAAATTCACTGTAATACAAAGTTTTATCGGTATAAATTTAGCCAGCAAGCTGGTATCATAGTTACCAGCATATACAGAAGTGTCAAACATAATTTTTTCACAAAATAAAATCGGTCGATTCATTTCCCGTTTTGACCCCGGTATATGGCTTGTCAGCCTCATAAACTTACTCCTTGCCATAGGGTTTTCAATTTGCATACCTTTTCTTGCCCTATACCTC
Encoded here:
- a CDS encoding heavy metal translocating P-type ATPase, whose translation is MAEKTVLKITGMHCAACVGRTEKSILSVPGVTKAFVNLATEKATIFHSPEVNPETLIQAVKNAGFEALPDTAVEIPAENNNLAKTKFVFAAVMAAIIMVIHFFFDFSYSEYLLWLLATPVQFWAGSGFYSGTWSALKNKSADMNTLIALGTSVAYFFSVAVLLLPGVFSAAGITTTVYFDTSSMIIALVLMGKFLESRAKRQASQAIRKLMDLSPKFATVIREGVEKQIPLSEVVIDDIVMVRPGEKIPVDGIILKGSSSVDESMLTGESLPVEKSAGDEVIGASINKAGSFTFRASRVGSDTVLGQIIKLVDEAQGSRAPVQRLADVVSGFFVPTVVTIAVFTFILWYFLGPEPSLIYAFLNAIAVLVIACPCALGLATPTAIMVGTGVGAENGILIRNAAGLEMCSKIDTVVLDKTGTLTSGVPQVTDVVPFNGFSEEEILTIAASTEQYSEHPLAQALVSYTRGRNIVITEAENFIAISGLGVQAVH